In Elaeis guineensis isolate ETL-2024a chromosome 1, EG11, whole genome shotgun sequence, a genomic segment contains:
- the LOC105040010 gene encoding boron transporter 1, whose amino-acid sequence MSIEETFVPFRGIKNDLQGRLMCYKQDWTSGFRAGIRILAPTTYIFFASAIPVISFGEQLERNTDGVITAVQTLASTALCGIIHSIIGGQPLLILGVAEPTVLMYTFMFNFAKDRADLGRKLFLAWTGWVCVWTAFLLFLLAILGACSIINRFTRVAGELFGLLIAMLFMQQAIKGLVDEFRIPKRENPKSLEFVPSWRFANGMFAIVLSFGLLLTALRSRKARSWRYATGWLRGLIADYGVPLMVLVWTGISYIPSGSIPKGIPRRLFSPNPWSPGAYENWTVIKDMLNIPFLYILGAFIPATMIAVLYYFDHSVASQLAQQKEFNLRKPPSFHYDLLLLGFLTLLCGLIGIPPSNGVIPQSPMHTKSLATLKHQLLRNRLVAAAHQSMRQNSSLSQLYENMQDAYRQMQTPLIYQEQSDRGLKELKDSTIQLASSMGNIDAPVDESVFDIEKEIDDLLPVEVKEQRLSNLLQSMTVAGCVAAMPFLKKIPTSVLWGYFAFMAIESLPGNQFWERILLLFTAPSRRYKVLEEYHATFVETVPFKTIAAFTLFQTAYLLLCFGITWIPIAGVLFPLMIMLLVPVRQYVLPKLFKGAHLTDLDAAEYEELPAIKFDLETEIESGIRHSFAEDREILDELVTRSRGEIKHICSPKVTSSSGTPATEIKSFQSPRLSSEKAYSPRVSELRQEHSPRLSGRGPSSPRTGEIRPSKLGEGARVSTSK is encoded by the exons ATGAGTATAGAGGAAACATTTGTACCTTTCCGCGGAATCAAGAATGACCTCCAAGGGAGGTTGATGTGTTACAAGCAAGATTGGACTAGTGGCTTCCGCGCAGGAATCAG GATTTTAGCTCCGACTACATATATATTCTTTGCATCGGCAATCCCAGTCATATCATTTGGTGAGCAATTGGAGAGAAACACTG ATGGGGTCATAACAGCAGTACAAACATTGGCATCTACTGCACTCTGTGGGATCATACATTCGATAATTGGAGGTCAGCCTCTGCTGATTCTTGGAGTTGCAGAGCCTACAGTGCTTATGTACACATTCATGTTTAACTTTGCCAAGGATAGAGCTGATTTGGGTCGAAAGCTGTTTTTAGCATGGACCGGATG GGTCTGCGTTTGGACTGCCTTCTTGCTGTTCTTACTGGCTATTTTAGGTGCATGTTCGATTATCAATAGATTCACTCGTGTAGCTGGCGAGCTATTTGGTCTTCTTATTGCTATGCTGTTTATGCAACAGGCTATTAAG GGGCTTGTTGATGAGTTCCGCATACCAAAAAGAGAAAACCCAAAGTCTTTGGAGTTTGTTCCATCATGGAGGTTCGCCAATGGGATGTTTGCTATTGTCCTGTCATTTGGTCTGCTGCTCACTGCACTAAGAAGTAGGAAGGCACGATCCTGGCGCTATGCAACTG GCTGGTTACGAGGTTTGATTGCAGACTATGGGGTACCCCTAATGGTCCTTGTGTGGACTGGAATTTCTTATATACCCTCTGGTAGCATTCCTAAAGGAATTCCTAGGCGCCTTTTCAGCCCAAATCCATGGTCACCTGGAGCATATGAAAACTGGACTGTCATTAAG GACATGCTGAATATACCCTTCCTGTACATACTTGGAGCTTTTATACCTGCTACAATGATAGCAGTCCTTTATTATTTTGATCACAGTGTAGCATCTCAACTTGCTCAGCAGAAGGAGTTCAATTTGAGAAAGCCGCCATCATTTCATTATGATTTACTTCTCTTGGGCTTTTTG ACCCTACTATGTGGGCTTATCGGGATCCCCCCATCAAATGGTGTCATACCACAATCTCCAATGCACACAAAGAGTTTGGCTACTCTCAAACATCAG CTCCTTCGCAATCGACTAGTAGCCGCTGCACACCAAAGTATGCGTCAAAATTCAAGCTTGAGCCAactttatgaaaatatgcaagaTGCTTATCGGCAAATGCAGACTCCATTGATTTATCAAGAGCAGTCTGATCga ggATTGAAGGAATTAAAGGATTCCACAATCCAATTAGCATCAAGCATGGGAAATATTGATGCACCGGTTGATGAGTCTGTATTTgatattgaaaaagaaattgatgACCTTTTACCAGTTGAGGTCAAAGAACAGCGACTAAGCAACCTGCTTCAGTCTATGACGGTAGCAGGGTGTGTTGCGGCCATGCCATTTCTTAAGAAAATCCCAACCTCTGTTCTCTGGGGTTACTTTGCCTTCATGGCCATAGAAAGCTTACCTGGAAACCAGTTCTGGGAGAGGATTCTCTTGCTCTTCACCGCACCAAGCAGAAGATACAA AGTGCTTGAAGAGTACCATGCCACCTTCGTGGAGACTGTACCTTTCAAGACAATTGCTGCTTTTACCCTTTTCCAGACCGCTTACTTGCTATTGTGCTTTGGAATAACATGGATTCCTATAGCCGGGGTCCTCTTTCCATTGATGATCATGCTTTTGGTTCCTGTGAGACAGTATGTTCTTCCCAAGCTCTTCAAAGGAGCTCATCTTACAGATTTGGATGCAGCAGAATATGAAGAATTACCAGCTATAAAATTTGACCTGGAAACG GAGATTGAGTCGGGCATAAGACACTCCTTCGCCGAGGACAGGGAGATTTTAGATGAGTTAGTCACAAGAAGCCGGGGTGAAATTAAGCATATCTGTAGTCCTAAAGTGACAAGTTCAAGTGGAACACCAGCCACTGAAATCAAGAGCTTTCAGAGCCCCCGGTTATCATCGGAGAAGGCATATAGCCCCCGTGTGAGTGAACTCAGACAGGAGCATAGTCCTCGCCTCAGCGGAAGAGGGCCATCCAGTCCAAGAACAGGTGAAATCAGACCATCCAAGTTGGGAGAGGGTGCTCGGGTCTCCACTTCAAAGTAA
- the LOC105040011 gene encoding uncharacterized protein, translated as MPSLQTALPPEIADNVIRLYRECLRRARFIGHQQHNTELVVGMVRQQFKKHMHETDPEKIQKLKDDAARGLINHILYESEKMTGRKFSGSK; from the exons ATGCCTTCGCTGCAGACGGCATTGCCCCCGGAGATTGCTGATAATGTGATCAGA TTGTACCGTGAGTGCCTAAGAAGAGCTCGCTTCATTGGTCATCAG caaCACAACACTGAGCTTGTCGTTGGCATGGTGAGGCAGCAATTCAAGAAACACATGCATGAAACTGACCCTGAGAAGATACAGAAATTAAAGGATGA TGCTGCTAGAGGCCTTATCAATCACATCCTTTATGAGTCCGAGAAGATGACAGGCCGCAAGTTTTCTGGTTCTAAATGA